Proteins co-encoded in one Cytophaga hutchinsonii ATCC 33406 genomic window:
- a CDS encoding phospholipase A → MRKGAQFDLKGSIQTNIYYNPLKNANQYFYLQIFNGYAENLINYDQLTNMIRLGICIRPNNRIFKH, encoded by the coding sequence ATTCGCAAGGGGGCACAATTCGATTTAAAAGGAAGCATACAGACAAATATTTATTATAACCCGTTAAAAAATGCGAACCAATATTTTTACCTGCAGATCTTTAATGGTTATGCAGAAAATCTAATCAATTACGATCAGCTTACCAATATGATCCGGTTAGGAATCTGTATCCGGCCAAACAACAGAATATTCAAGCATTAA
- a CDS encoding T9SS type A sorting domain-containing protein, which translates to MLAILLKRIFTIALLFLYAFGFFTGNAQNYPAVFNPNTLNGANGFSIKGVNAKDYLGNEVSIIGDINNDGLDDICVSTQYGNPSLELAGVAYIIFGSSIPFPAAFDLNTLNGGNGFKVIGIAEDERRGKTIGRLGDINGDGIDDVSLSSEGSKHMFLYGKTGAFPSIITINDINGSNGFIFNGSGIGEVKGAGDVNGDGVQDIIMGQYAWSGETYILFGKKSNFPASIDAAWLDGTRGFRLGEIDGNISAFFVSPAGDVNADGYDDVIVGIWFDSYVTSQKTYVFFGKPGPYTALINLKAVNGTDGFAINNQNNGNFLASVAALGDINGDEIDDCFSFRSVIFGSKSAFPAVIDNEIALNPAVGFVSNSFLQTAAGIGDINQDGVNDFIVSAYNNENWVVYGSKTGFGATLDPAGLNGTKGFKFLNMNQSNTGRQMSGGGDINGDGIPDFIVGNSGINNGTFGIVYIVFGGDHYALPLTTDYPKALNITSSGFTLQVNTKEKGKIKYAVYGGAASAVTQQSVIASGTGSIQHGEFAAAATSININNVLTGLASGTAYDVYLYFEDEKGNTGEIYKLDNVTTLTVAADTEAPVITGCPANKKQGCGALLNFTSAVTVTDNIDATPAVTQSPAPGSPVKTNTTVTITARDKNNNTSTCVFLIEVVNSIQCPGNQQLPVGMVLPDYAKDAAVTGFCEGIPTITQTPAPGTRAANNMTVTLTSTDGIITSTCSFVVNNTTTPIEVQAETDVHLILYPNPARDILYVKGCAYNKYEMIDQVGTVVLQGADDAEINVSSVSNGMYMMLFYNKEGTIITTKKVIKN; encoded by the coding sequence ATGCTAGCGATACTTTTAAAAAGAATCTTTACCATTGCTCTGTTATTCCTGTATGCCTTTGGCTTTTTTACAGGCAATGCTCAGAATTACCCGGCTGTGTTTAATCCGAATACACTAAACGGTGCGAATGGTTTCAGCATTAAAGGAGTAAACGCCAAAGATTATCTGGGAAACGAAGTCAGTATTATCGGCGATATTAATAACGATGGACTTGATGATATCTGCGTAAGCACACAATACGGCAATCCTTCTCTGGAGCTCGCCGGCGTCGCATATATTATTTTTGGATCATCCATTCCCTTTCCTGCCGCGTTTGATCTCAATACATTAAATGGCGGCAACGGATTTAAAGTGATTGGTATTGCAGAAGACGAAAGACGCGGAAAAACAATTGGCAGGCTTGGAGATATCAATGGTGATGGAATTGATGATGTTTCATTAAGTTCAGAAGGTTCAAAGCATATGTTTTTATATGGGAAGACAGGGGCTTTTCCTTCAATCATTACGATCAATGATATAAATGGAAGCAATGGGTTTATTTTTAATGGAAGTGGTATAGGTGAAGTAAAAGGAGCAGGAGACGTAAACGGAGACGGCGTTCAGGATATTATTATGGGACAATATGCGTGGTCCGGAGAAACCTATATTCTTTTCGGTAAAAAATCAAACTTTCCTGCAAGCATTGATGCTGCCTGGCTGGATGGTACAAGAGGTTTCAGATTGGGAGAAATTGATGGAAATATATCCGCATTTTTTGTTTCGCCTGCAGGTGATGTCAATGCTGACGGGTATGATGATGTAATTGTAGGAATTTGGTTTGACTCATATGTTACGTCTCAAAAAACGTATGTATTTTTTGGTAAGCCAGGTCCGTATACTGCATTGATTAATCTAAAAGCGGTGAACGGTACGGATGGCTTTGCTATAAATAATCAAAACAATGGAAATTTTTTAGCCTCAGTTGCAGCATTAGGAGATATTAACGGTGATGAAATAGATGATTGCTTTTCATTTAGAAGTGTGATTTTTGGTTCGAAGAGTGCATTTCCGGCCGTTATTGATAACGAAATTGCGTTAAACCCAGCTGTGGGTTTTGTAAGTAATAGTTTTTTGCAGACAGCAGCAGGTATTGGTGATATAAATCAGGACGGTGTAAATGATTTTATTGTTTCAGCATACAATAATGAAAACTGGGTTGTATATGGTTCTAAAACAGGTTTTGGTGCAACGCTTGATCCGGCGGGCCTAAATGGAACGAAAGGATTTAAATTTCTTAATATGAACCAATCAAATACCGGCAGGCAAATGAGCGGGGGCGGAGATATTAACGGAGACGGCATACCAGATTTTATAGTAGGGAATAGCGGGATAAATAACGGAACCTTTGGTATTGTATATATAGTGTTCGGCGGCGATCATTATGCGTTGCCCTTAACGACTGATTATCCAAAAGCATTGAACATAACATCTTCGGGTTTTACGCTTCAGGTTAATACAAAAGAAAAGGGCAAGATAAAATATGCGGTATACGGCGGCGCAGCTTCTGCTGTTACGCAGCAGTCTGTTATCGCCAGCGGTACAGGTTCTATACAGCATGGAGAATTTGCTGCCGCAGCAACTTCAATTAACATCAATAACGTATTAACCGGTTTAGCCAGTGGTACAGCATATGACGTTTATCTGTATTTTGAAGATGAAAAAGGAAATACGGGTGAGATTTATAAATTAGATAATGTAACAACCCTGACAGTAGCTGCAGATACAGAAGCTCCGGTTATAACGGGCTGTCCGGCAAATAAAAAACAAGGCTGCGGAGCGCTGCTTAATTTTACGTCTGCTGTAACGGTTACAGATAATATAGATGCAACACCTGCTGTAACGCAGTCACCTGCGCCCGGATCTCCCGTTAAAACAAATACAACCGTTACGATAACTGCACGGGATAAAAATAACAATACAAGTACCTGTGTGTTTTTGATTGAAGTGGTAAATAGCATTCAATGTCCAGGAAACCAGCAGCTGCCTGTGGGTATGGTATTGCCGGACTATGCAAAAGATGCTGCTGTTACAGGCTTTTGCGAGGGTATTCCGACCATTACGCAAACGCCTGCGCCAGGTACACGTGCGGCAAACAATATGACGGTTACGTTAACTTCAACAGATGGAATTATTACTTCTACCTGTTCATTTGTTGTAAATAACACAACAACACCGATCGAAGTACAAGCAGAGACTGATGTACATTTGATTCTATACCCTAACCCTGCCAGAGATATTCTGTATGTTAAAGGCTGTGCCTATAATAAATATGAAATGATTGATCAGGTAGGTACTGTTGTGCTGCAGGGGGCGGATGATGCAGAGATCAATGTAAGCAGTGTAAGCAATGGAATGTATATGATGTTGTTCTACAACAAGGAAGGAACAATCATTACTACAAAAAAAGTGATCAAAAATTAA
- a CDS encoding DUF3857 domain-containing protein: MKVTCLLIAVACVFSSFAQTPVDKKQQKENDQSQAANKLLLESLNKIDDYIFKKTKDSIPAQFSNESVVILGQSFSYMMLERSGVPVFSERIKKRIYLKDKAAVEDYSTFYTYTDGTEYPISVQVIKPTGTVNTLQLKDGVKETSSIAIPRSMRSSSNVNLIYYKYAIPNLEPGDIIEYTFMYDNKNIATFDPVLYLNASHVVLNSQIRIAVHPKLKVFYKNLNGAPDFKQTTEGNTVILILRDGIRNKIGNDWMLPYEKEIPYIKFCFQMYGANTEAHVNKEIKYEDLHMYMGYMLPTFFASQLKRDMASSFPEINPLTNTDAYIEKCWYILKYYSVSKSDKLDGGYGEYGWVSYNIPHAYIMMGSLCELLTINKQKYDVYLTKTNRESPIQDYLWGEQLEIVIKWKGNFIVVPFISNSYNVLSDVYSGSNAYLVSDFELRKITRGNSMPYTKTTLPVVVSENSRIENISVKLTGEQFSSTQVTINTVAKGRPATDEMLDYINRDFANELGSYLKMYKPVDSAKLYTSGKPEKIQEQYRKAKEGQVTYFNELKEHYTELAKADYPNLSSYNSYTFGSYGLLPSATDFKMEKSMTLESIVVPAGNGYMVELGYLLGNYSKFEEEDRTRNFDGQLYGLNSLEFKIKLEIPAGYKVSTLGDLNKTYEDAMLVFTSTAVVEGNAVLLTVKRTYKKLDFTVDEYKSIVKYYDLMSGLKKTKLTIKKI, encoded by the coding sequence ATGAAAGTTACCTGTCTTTTAATCGCAGTTGCATGCGTATTTTCATCATTCGCTCAAACCCCGGTTGATAAAAAACAACAAAAAGAAAATGATCAGTCTCAGGCTGCAAATAAACTATTGTTAGAGAGTTTGAATAAAATTGATGATTACATATTTAAGAAAACAAAAGATTCAATTCCGGCTCAATTCTCAAATGAATCCGTCGTTATTTTAGGCCAATCTTTTTCTTATATGATGCTTGAACGCAGCGGTGTTCCTGTCTTCTCAGAGCGAATTAAAAAACGTATCTATTTAAAGGATAAAGCTGCTGTTGAAGATTACTCAACGTTTTATACCTATACAGACGGTACCGAATACCCGATATCGGTACAGGTTATAAAACCTACAGGAACTGTAAATACATTGCAGTTAAAAGATGGGGTTAAAGAAACCTCTTCTATTGCCATACCAAGATCGATGCGTTCTTCGTCCAACGTAAATTTAATCTATTATAAATATGCGATCCCTAATTTAGAGCCGGGTGATATTATTGAATATACGTTTATGTATGACAATAAAAATATAGCAACGTTTGATCCTGTTTTGTATCTGAATGCCTCACATGTTGTGTTAAATTCTCAGATACGTATTGCCGTACATCCGAAGCTTAAGGTTTTCTATAAAAATTTAAATGGCGCACCTGATTTTAAGCAGACTACAGAAGGGAATACGGTGATCCTGATCCTGCGCGACGGCATACGGAACAAAATAGGTAATGACTGGATGCTTCCGTATGAAAAAGAAATTCCCTATATAAAGTTTTGTTTTCAGATGTATGGAGCAAACACAGAGGCACACGTAAATAAGGAAATTAAATACGAAGATCTACACATGTATATGGGCTATATGTTACCTACTTTTTTTGCTTCACAATTAAAGAGAGACATGGCCAGTTCTTTTCCTGAAATAAATCCGCTTACAAATACAGATGCTTATATCGAAAAGTGCTGGTATATTCTGAAATATTATTCCGTTTCAAAAAGTGATAAACTTGATGGCGGATATGGTGAATATGGTTGGGTAAGTTATAACATTCCTCATGCCTATATTATGATGGGAAGTTTGTGTGAACTGCTTACAATCAATAAACAGAAATATGATGTATACCTTACAAAGACGAATAGAGAAAGTCCGATCCAGGATTATTTGTGGGGTGAGCAATTAGAAATTGTTATTAAATGGAAAGGGAATTTTATCGTAGTTCCGTTTATATCCAATTCCTATAATGTGTTGTCTGATGTTTATTCCGGTTCTAACGCGTACCTGGTTTCTGATTTTGAATTAAGAAAAATTACACGCGGCAATTCCATGCCGTATACAAAAACAACCCTACCCGTTGTTGTTTCTGAAAATTCCAGGATAGAAAACATTTCCGTAAAATTAACCGGCGAACAATTCTCTTCTACACAGGTAACAATAAACACGGTAGCTAAAGGCAGGCCTGCAACGGATGAAATGTTAGATTATATTAACCGGGATTTTGCAAATGAATTGGGTAGCTATTTGAAAATGTACAAACCCGTTGATTCTGCAAAATTATATACATCCGGAAAACCAGAAAAGATACAAGAGCAATATCGAAAAGCAAAAGAAGGACAGGTAACATATTTTAACGAATTAAAAGAACATTATACAGAATTGGCAAAAGCAGATTACCCAAATCTCTCTTCATATAATTCGTATACATTTGGTAGTTATGGCTTATTGCCATCAGCTACAGATTTTAAAATGGAAAAGTCCATGACTCTTGAATCCATTGTAGTACCTGCCGGTAACGGTTACATGGTTGAGTTAGGCTATTTGCTCGGAAATTATTCAAAGTTTGAGGAAGAAGACAGAACGAGAAATTTTGATGGGCAATTGTATGGATTGAATTCGTTGGAATTTAAAATCAAACTGGAAATACCGGCCGGGTATAAAGTTTCGACGCTGGGAGATTTAAATAAAACGTATGAAGATGCTATGCTCGTATTTACCTCTACGGCAGTGGTTGAAGGAAATGCAGTACTGCTTACGGTAAAAAGAACCTATAAAAAACTTGATTTTACAGTTGATGAATACAAGTCTATTGTAAAATATTATGATTTAATGAGTGGTTTGAAAAAAACAAAACTGACCATTAAAAAAATATAG
- a CDS encoding T9SS type A sorting domain-containing protein has product MGYNREVGFIAGLFLQITNYITMLAMHFKKAYTAAVCFISLLFFQTSAQNYPAVFDPTTLNGKNGFIVKGLNNEDRLGFEVNFIGDINKDGLEDVAISSDANKDGVNYGGTAYVIFGSQNPYPSPFDLTTLDGTNGFKVEGIVENEGRGDSVGKLGDINGDGIDDVAFSSSRNGAIILYGKRAGFPAVITKTYITGVNGFVFDHIFLGEIKNAGDVNGDGINDIIFGQGIGGSVFIVFGQTGNFPAVINTTWLDGIKGFSLASVDASRSGYYVGTAGDINGDGFGDVMVGIWTGSSPGQNLTYVYFGHAAPFTSLVQLKNVTGTDGFAIENKPGNFLITVGTLGDINGDGIDDCYSRSNIIFGSRNGFAQKFIPNGTNGFACAGFNQTSSGIGDVNGDGIDDFIVVAKNNENWVVYGSRQAFPVEFDPAVLDGTRGFKIKNLSQTNIGRQVSGKGDVNGDGLSDFMIGNEYGINSSNDKGEAYIVFGGDHYALPLTTDYPKALNITSAGFTLQVNTTEKGKITYAVYSGTAAAVTQQSVIAAGTGSIKYGEFSAATPSTNINKVLTGLTGGTAYDVYLYFQDEKGNAGVIYKLDNVTTLAADTQAPVITGCPANKKQGCGALLNYTSAVTVTDNMDATPTVTQSPVPGSPVKTNTTVTITARDKNNNTSTCVFLIEVVNSIQCPGNQQLAMGMALPDYAKDAAVTGFCEGIPTITQTPAPGTIAANNMKVTLTSTDGTITSTCSFVVNSTTTALEAQTDAAALIVYPNPATDVVYVNGSAYNAFEVIDNSGSIVLQGNADSEINLKNLSAGIYMILFYDSEQQIVAMKKVIKN; this is encoded by the coding sequence TTGGGATATAATCGTGAAGTTGGTTTTATTGCGGGCCTGTTTTTACAAATAACCAATTATATAACCATGTTAGCGATGCATTTTAAAAAAGCATATACAGCTGCTGTATGTTTTATTTCTTTATTATTCTTTCAAACTTCTGCTCAGAATTATCCCGCAGTATTTGATCCAACTACTTTAAATGGTAAAAATGGTTTTATCGTAAAAGGGTTAAATAATGAAGATCGGTTAGGCTTTGAAGTGAATTTTATCGGAGATATAAATAAGGATGGCTTGGAAGATGTCGCAATCAGTTCTGATGCAAACAAAGATGGCGTAAATTATGGCGGTACAGCCTATGTAATTTTTGGTTCTCAAAATCCGTATCCATCGCCATTTGACTTGACAACACTGGACGGAACAAATGGGTTTAAAGTTGAAGGGATAGTTGAGAATGAAGGAAGAGGTGACAGCGTCGGTAAGTTGGGTGATATAAATGGAGATGGCATTGATGATGTTGCGTTTTCTTCCTCACGCAACGGCGCCATAATTTTATATGGTAAAAGAGCTGGTTTTCCGGCAGTGATAACAAAAACGTATATAACCGGCGTGAATGGATTTGTTTTTGATCATATATTTCTCGGGGAAATAAAAAATGCAGGAGATGTAAATGGAGATGGTATTAATGATATCATTTTCGGGCAGGGTATAGGCGGCAGTGTCTTTATTGTGTTTGGGCAGACCGGAAATTTTCCTGCTGTTATAAATACTACATGGTTAGATGGCATAAAAGGCTTCAGCCTGGCAAGTGTAGATGCGAGCAGATCCGGTTATTATGTGGGTACGGCAGGAGATATTAACGGAGATGGTTTTGGTGATGTAATGGTTGGAATATGGACTGGAAGCAGTCCCGGTCAAAATCTGACGTATGTATATTTTGGCCATGCAGCGCCGTTTACTTCTCTGGTGCAATTGAAAAATGTAACTGGAACAGATGGTTTTGCTATTGAGAATAAGCCGGGTAACTTTTTAATTACAGTAGGTACATTAGGTGATATAAATGGTGATGGCATTGATGATTGCTACTCGCGCAGCAATATAATTTTTGGTTCAAGAAACGGCTTTGCTCAGAAATTTATACCGAATGGGACAAATGGTTTTGCCTGTGCAGGGTTTAACCAAACATCTTCCGGCATCGGAGATGTAAATGGAGATGGAATAGATGATTTTATTGTGGTGGCAAAAAATAATGAAAACTGGGTAGTATATGGCTCAAGACAAGCCTTTCCGGTAGAATTTGATCCGGCAGTATTGGATGGTACCAGAGGTTTTAAAATAAAGAATTTAAGTCAGACAAATATTGGCAGGCAGGTGAGCGGCAAAGGTGATGTAAATGGTGATGGATTGTCGGACTTTATGATCGGCAATGAATATGGTATTAATTCAAGCAATGATAAAGGAGAGGCATATATTGTTTTTGGCGGTGATCATTATGCCTTGCCCTTAACGACTGATTATCCAAAAGCCCTGAACATAACATCTGCCGGTTTTACGCTTCAGGTAAATACAACAGAAAAAGGTAAAATAACATATGCAGTTTACAGCGGCACAGCTGCAGCCGTAACTCAGCAATCTGTTATAGCGGCTGGTACGGGTTCTATAAAATATGGAGAATTTTCAGCAGCAACACCTTCCACCAATATTAATAAGGTATTAACCGGTTTAACAGGCGGTACAGCATACGATGTTTACCTGTATTTTCAAGATGAAAAAGGAAATGCCGGAGTGATCTACAAATTAGATAATGTAACAACGCTAGCGGCAGATACACAGGCTCCTGTTATAACGGGTTGTCCGGCAAATAAAAAACAAGGCTGCGGAGCGCTTTTAAATTATACGTCTGCGGTAACGGTTACAGATAATATGGATGCAACACCGACTGTAACGCAATCACCAGTTCCCGGATCACCGGTTAAAACCAATACAACCGTTACGATAACTGCACGGGATAAAAACAATAATACAAGTACCTGTGTTTTTTTGATCGAAGTTGTAAATAGTATTCAATGTCCCGGAAACCAGCAGTTAGCTATGGGTATGGCATTGCCGGATTATGCAAAAGATGCAGCGGTTACCGGCTTTTGCGAAGGCATTCCAACCATTACGCAAACACCTGCGCCAGGTACAATTGCTGCAAACAATATGAAGGTTACCTTAACTTCTACAGATGGAACGATTACATCTACCTGCTCATTTGTTGTAAACAGCACAACAACAGCCCTAGAAGCACAAACAGATGCTGCAGCACTGATCGTTTATCCGAATCCGGCAACGGATGTGGTGTATGTTAACGGTTCTGCCTATAATGCATTTGAGGTGATCGATAATTCAGGAAGTATTGTGCTGCAAGGGAACGCTGATTCAGAAATTAATCTGAAAAATCTCTCTGCCGGTATATACATGATCTTGTTTTATGACAGCGAACAGCAAATCGTTGCTATGAAAAAAGTAATTAAAAATTAA
- a CDS encoding tetratricopeptide repeat protein, translating to MKKFLVVFFLVQSIFVFAQQSKKVESALKTFNSGKIDDGIKKMEAATQEDPSEDNWDLLVQMYKYRYEYAEQQQEDALTLLLLQSLGGSKAKIKKYTSPSVCYRDLIEKSKQAELNSRSTTASMVLRAYLVDYYPDTAVADTAKKEFNSAEKYFSEKDYPNAKLHYQNACKLDPSYYKALIYLGDTHWHMKKMDSAIYYFKQGIQMHGDLLEPRKYLVDALRDSKQYDEAIQESINAITVYPDESMFEKVESLYAKTGRTFDRHWIKRGCNVNTYAGTQLVTTNETWKAYQQARGEIKTYCDTNGVIVKSNSLTKAHYMEVYSWEKMLASNLVVPQELAFAKKMADEGYLDCYVFISLYHYDEYDQFIDFAKNNKERIRTYITKYLIQ from the coding sequence ATGAAAAAGTTTTTAGTAGTGTTCTTTTTAGTTCAGAGCATCTTTGTTTTTGCACAGCAAAGTAAAAAAGTTGAATCAGCTCTTAAAACATTTAATAGCGGCAAAATTGATGATGGTATTAAAAAAATGGAAGCTGCAACTCAGGAAGATCCATCCGAAGATAACTGGGACTTGCTTGTACAGATGTATAAATACCGGTATGAATATGCAGAGCAGCAACAGGAAGATGCATTAACACTCTTGTTGCTGCAAAGCCTGGGTGGATCTAAAGCAAAAATTAAAAAATATACCAGCCCTTCTGTGTGCTACCGGGATTTGATTGAGAAATCAAAACAAGCAGAATTGAATTCACGCAGTACAACCGCTTCCATGGTTTTACGGGCGTATCTGGTAGATTATTATCCGGACACAGCGGTAGCTGACACGGCAAAAAAAGAATTCAATAGTGCAGAAAAATATTTTTCAGAAAAGGATTATCCAAACGCAAAACTGCATTATCAGAATGCATGTAAGCTGGATCCTTCTTACTACAAAGCATTGATCTATTTGGGAGATACACATTGGCACATGAAAAAAATGGATAGTGCGATTTACTATTTTAAACAAGGTATCCAAATGCATGGTGATTTGCTGGAACCCAGAAAATACCTGGTAGATGCGTTGCGCGATTCAAAACAATACGATGAAGCCATACAAGAATCGATTAATGCAATTACAGTATATCCGGATGAAAGTATGTTCGAAAAAGTTGAATCCCTGTATGCTAAAACGGGCCGTACATTTGACCGGCATTGGATAAAACGCGGATGCAATGTTAATACCTATGCCGGTACACAGCTTGTAACCACTAACGAAACATGGAAGGCATATCAGCAGGCACGGGGAGAAATAAAAACATACTGCGATACGAATGGTGTTATTGTTAAATCCAATAGCTTAACAAAAGCGCATTACATGGAAGTGTACAGCTGGGAAAAAATGTTAGCCAGCAATTTGGTTGTGCCGCAGGAACTGGCGTTTGCTAAAAAAATGGCAGACGAAGGATATCTGGATTGTTATGTTTTTATATCGCTCTACCATTACGATGAATACGATCAGTTTATTGATTTCGCCAAAAATAACAAGGAGCGCATCCGTACGTATATAACAAAATATTTGATTCAGTAA
- a CDS encoding phospholipase A has protein sequence MKNIRAACVLLLLPVSVCFGQAKKIPRDSITRILKSQPSFSVYKDNYFITGTTVEEKPSNYNSDIKMQISFKQRLSNSVMPFKSYLYLTYTQKSFWKIYQHSSPFEETIFNPGIGLGKFIFKEGRHIGFGTLQLEHESNGTDSIFSRSWNSLSVSYLAIMSEKFSILGKFWIPFSLSDNTNLTNYIGYGEITLDWEFVKNKFDANIIFARGHNSI, from the coding sequence ATGAAAAATATCCGGGCGGCTTGTGTATTACTTTTATTGCCGGTCAGCGTGTGTTTTGGACAGGCAAAAAAAATACCGCGCGATTCTATTACCCGTATCCTGAAAAGCCAGCCTTCCTTTTCCGTTTATAAAGACAATTATTTTATAACCGGTACAACGGTAGAAGAAAAACCCTCGAACTATAATTCCGACATTAAAATGCAGATCAGCTTTAAGCAGCGCTTAAGCAATTCTGTTATGCCGTTCAAAAGTTATTTGTATTTAACCTACACACAAAAATCGTTCTGGAAAATCTATCAGCACTCAAGTCCGTTTGAGGAAACCATTTTTAATCCCGGTATTGGTTTGGGGAAATTCATCTTTAAGGAAGGCCGGCATATTGGCTTCGGTACCTTGCAGCTGGAACATGAATCCAACGGAACCGACAGTATATTTTCCAGAAGCTGGAACTCGTTATCTGTAAGTTACCTGGCAATTATGTCTGAAAAATTTTCAATACTCGGAAAATTCTGGATACCTTTTTCTCTTTCAGATAATACAAACCTTACCAATTATATTGGATATGGAGAAATAACACTCGACTGGGAATTTGTAAAGAACAAATTTGATGCAAACATCATATTCGCAAGGGGGCACAATTCGATTTAA